In Bifidobacterium sp. ESL0775, the following are encoded in one genomic region:
- a CDS encoding ATP-binding protein, with translation MMNTVIAQKIQDFSLDDFRPIVPRDLDLGEPLAPKVGNLVKVVIGMRRSGKSFRLFQEMDRLLDSGVAPDRVCYFNFEDDRLGHVTASTGDEVLETFFLLHPQAQDGGVYLFLDELQEMAGWGKWLRRVVDTTKATIYVSGSSSKMLSSEVSTEFRGRALDFELLPYSFHEFVRAHGTLKGAARKTIKADNTSDRKRVTEVGEVGETGAKGIGSFSRFEAIASHYSTEEQIRLRRAFSEYLDRGGFPAAQSLPAPQAIALLQSYVQRVVARDVVERHDISRPQVVVAFARRVLGSNGRSVSLRKIENDLRSAGLDSSRALLSDVLRYCEEAYLLFALREFSVSLSVNTTSIPKIYAIDPGLALAYSRASVSDVGQRLEQSVYLELRRRNIGLRRDGISSYRTQKHGYEVDFVVGDALSRETYELYQVTVSMDDEQTAQRELRAIWEMLDEQDMHEATLIVLDGGLKDYRRGQQVIHQVPAWIWFMEPGPQPKA, from the coding sequence ATGATGAACACGGTTATTGCGCAGAAGATACAGGATTTCTCGTTGGATGATTTTCGTCCCATCGTCCCGAGGGACCTTGACCTGGGTGAGCCGCTTGCTCCCAAGGTGGGCAATCTGGTCAAAGTCGTCATCGGCATGAGGCGCAGTGGCAAGAGTTTTCGCCTTTTCCAGGAAATGGATCGGTTGCTTGACTCAGGTGTCGCGCCGGATCGTGTCTGTTATTTCAACTTCGAGGACGATCGACTTGGCCACGTCACCGCATCCACAGGCGACGAGGTCTTGGAGACCTTCTTCCTGCTGCACCCGCAAGCGCAGGATGGGGGAGTGTATCTGTTTCTTGATGAGCTGCAGGAAATGGCCGGCTGGGGCAAGTGGCTGCGCCGCGTGGTGGACACGACGAAGGCGACCATTTATGTCAGCGGCTCGTCGTCGAAGATGCTCTCGAGTGAGGTGTCGACCGAGTTTCGTGGGCGCGCGCTGGATTTCGAGTTGTTGCCTTATTCTTTCCATGAGTTTGTCCGTGCACATGGCACCCTGAAGGGTGCTGCGCGCAAGACCATCAAAGCGGACAATACTTCTGACAGAAAAAGAGTGACGGAAGTTGGTGAAGTTGGTGAAACTGGCGCCAAGGGGATTGGCTCGTTTTCCCGATTCGAGGCCATCGCCAGCCACTATTCCACGGAAGAGCAAATTCGCTTGCGCCGTGCTTTCAGCGAATACCTCGATCGGGGAGGTTTCCCTGCCGCGCAAAGCCTTCCCGCGCCACAGGCCATCGCCTTGTTGCAAAGTTATGTGCAGCGCGTGGTGGCCAGGGACGTCGTGGAACGCCACGACATCAGCCGCCCCCAAGTGGTGGTGGCCTTCGCCAGAAGGGTGCTTGGCTCGAACGGCAGAAGCGTTTCCCTGCGCAAAATAGAGAATGATTTGCGCAGCGCCGGTCTGGATTCGAGCCGGGCGCTATTGAGCGACGTGCTGAGGTATTGCGAAGAAGCCTATCTGTTGTTCGCTTTGAGGGAGTTCTCGGTGTCTCTGAGCGTCAACACCACTTCAATCCCCAAGATCTATGCCATCGATCCTGGGCTGGCGCTCGCCTATTCGCGTGCGAGCGTGAGCGATGTCGGCCAGCGGCTTGAACAGTCCGTCTACCTTGAATTGCGACGCCGGAACATCGGTTTACGGCGCGATGGCATTTCGTCGTATCGCACGCAAAAACATGGGTATGAGGTCGATTTCGTCGTCGGCGATGCGCTGAGCCGCGAGACGTACGAGCTTTATCAGGTCACGGTTTCGATGGATGATGAGCAAACGGCCCAGCGTGAATTGCGGGCCATCTGGGAAATGCTCGATGAACAGGACATGCACGAGGCCACGCTCATCGTGCTTGACGGCGGCCTCAAAGATTATCGCCGTGGTCAGCAAGTCATTCACCAAGTCCCGGCTTGGATCTGGTTCATGGAACCAGGCCCGCAGCCCAAGGCGTGA
- a CDS encoding VTT domain-containing protein, whose amino-acid sequence MGFIHFLIELLKDPRTIIAGWISMGVVPTLGFIFLIVFIETGVVFFPFLPGDSLLFAAGFFAAPDAVTGKSALPLIALLPVVWIAPIVGDQCNYFIGHFFGRKIIESGKVKAMTPERLAKTEGMIDKWGPLAVFLGRFFPFIRTFMPFISGLSGMRWRRFTPFSALGGLTWSTLFTLLGYFFGGIPVVQNNFELVIVAILAISLLPTIIGLLKAKFGKKETKVTVEEVAETEENATND is encoded by the coding sequence ATGGGTTTTATCCACTTCCTCATTGAGCTGCTGAAGGACCCGCGCACCATCATCGCCGGTTGGATCTCGATGGGGGTGGTGCCGACGCTCGGCTTCATCTTCCTCATCGTCTTCATCGAGACCGGAGTGGTCTTCTTCCCGTTTCTGCCCGGCGACTCCCTGCTGTTCGCGGCCGGCTTCTTCGCCGCGCCCGACGCCGTGACCGGCAAATCCGCGCTTCCGCTGATTGCGTTGCTTCCTGTGGTCTGGATCGCGCCGATCGTGGGCGACCAGTGCAACTACTTCATCGGCCACTTCTTCGGCCGCAAGATCATCGAAAGCGGCAAAGTCAAAGCCATGACCCCCGAGCGTCTCGCCAAGACGGAAGGCATGATCGACAAGTGGGGCCCGCTCGCCGTCTTCCTTGGCCGCTTCTTCCCCTTCATCCGCACGTTCATGCCATTCATCTCCGGCCTTTCCGGCATGCGTTGGCGCCGCTTCACCCCGTTCTCCGCGCTCGGCGGACTGACCTGGTCGACGCTCTTTACCCTGCTCGGCTATTTCTTCGGCGGCATTCCCGTGGTCCAGAACAATTTCGAACTGGTCATCGTCGCCATCCTCGCGATCTCCCTACTGCCCACCATCATCGGCCTGTTGAAGGCGAAGTTCGGCAAGAAGGAGACGAAAGTTACCGTTGAGGAAGTCGCAGAAACCGAAGAGAACGCAACCAATGACTGA
- a CDS encoding (Fe-S)-binding protein encodes MKVVIFSTCLVDLIFPNVGKAMVEVLERFGCETYVPMQQICCGQITFNSGYVKESTKVMHNEIDALMSVDADYIVGPAGSCVNMLKELQFHLPKGDDEYKAKAHAMAEKTYEFSQFVYRVLGVLDAGAELDAVATYHRSCHMTRLLGERESPYILMDHVKGLKVQELPHIENCCGFGGMFSMKMPEVSREMVNEKVADVESTGAQVLISCDPGCLMNIGGRFNRLGKKITIMHLAEVLNSNVDMSRVRYVDADERKAIDQETLQHSNAHEEALV; translated from the coding sequence ATGAAGGTAGTGATTTTCTCCACCTGCCTGGTCGACCTGATATTTCCCAATGTCGGGAAAGCCATGGTCGAGGTCTTGGAAAGGTTCGGCTGCGAGACCTACGTGCCCATGCAGCAGATCTGCTGCGGACAAATCACGTTCAACAGCGGGTATGTCAAGGAATCCACCAAGGTGATGCACAACGAGATTGACGCCCTGATGAGCGTCGACGCGGATTACATCGTCGGGCCCGCCGGTTCCTGCGTCAACATGCTCAAGGAGCTGCAGTTCCACCTGCCCAAGGGCGATGATGAATACAAGGCCAAGGCCCACGCGATGGCCGAGAAGACCTACGAGTTCTCGCAATTCGTCTACCGCGTGCTGGGCGTGCTCGACGCGGGCGCGGAGCTTGACGCCGTGGCCACCTACCACCGTTCCTGCCACATGACCCGTTTGCTCGGAGAGCGCGAGAGCCCTTATATCCTCATGGACCACGTCAAAGGGCTTAAGGTGCAGGAGCTGCCGCATATCGAGAACTGCTGCGGTTTCGGCGGCATGTTCTCCATGAAAATGCCTGAGGTCTCGCGGGAAATGGTCAATGAGAAGGTCGCGGATGTTGAGAGCACCGGCGCGCAGGTCCTGATCTCCTGCGATCCGGGGTGCCTCATGAACATCGGCGGCCGCTTCAACAGGCTGGGCAAGAAAATCACCATCATGCACCTGGCCGAAGTGCTCAACAGCAACGTCGACATGAGCCGCGTCAGGTACGTTGATGCCGACGAGCGCAAAGCCATCGACCAAGAGACTTTGCAACATTCCAACGCGCACGAGGAGGCCTTGGTATGA
- a CDS encoding LutB/LldF family L-lactate oxidation iron-sulfur protein translates to MSDTQMDDTMFKRTGQKTGTMLQYGDPDFVKRVETNEKDKFAHRAISNAQDAQWVKRETARAELGNWEGWRDLGEQIRQQAIRYLPDYLEEFSDNVEKRGGHVFFAQTDVEARDFITDLVKKKQAHKIVKPKSMVTSEIGLDKALLKIPDVKVTETDLAEFILELDNWDEPSHLVFPALHKNRDQVQKLFAAIGYKGDNDPQHEARFSRKVLRERFLEADMSITGCNFAVADQGMVNIVTNEGNADLSMAIAPTQVVVMGMERIVPTLREAETMDNMLVRSAVGSKLTSYCSFVSPKLPDEADGPDDFYVVIVDNGRSNALGTEFEPILQCIRCASCLNVCPIYRNIGGKGYGSIYPGPIGVVLSPLLQGDYDEFHDLPYACSLCSACTATCPVKIPLHELILKHREVEMNDKHMGDLIADTVMKVVGMGTGHSSLFRTALTFDHVAMNTIAKKGIKDPSTGKRVPDTAKNLNENGKHEEWMPFVFGGWTKVRDLPEPPAHSKNFRTWYNKRKTAQYKAAGNDVEWNKAQAEILSKNPNAPKSFGTYDNSVSARKVGHKQATPLSDATVPEALGSIEEAGVLVTDHTSHANAARHSIAVNEAGKQSTEQSIPPKAPVHYAPTDAGDPRNAGSSEASTSSPAGNADPASTDNGKKD, encoded by the coding sequence ATGAGCGACACCCAGATGGACGACACCATGTTCAAGCGCACCGGCCAGAAGACCGGCACGATGCTGCAATATGGCGACCCAGATTTCGTCAAGCGCGTCGAGACCAATGAGAAGGACAAGTTCGCGCACCGCGCCATCTCCAACGCGCAGGACGCGCAGTGGGTCAAGCGCGAGACCGCACGCGCGGAGCTTGGCAACTGGGAGGGCTGGCGTGACCTTGGCGAGCAGATTCGCCAACAGGCCATTCGCTACCTCCCCGACTATCTTGAGGAGTTCTCCGACAACGTCGAAAAACGCGGCGGGCACGTCTTCTTCGCCCAGACCGACGTCGAGGCGCGCGATTTCATCACCGATCTGGTGAAGAAGAAGCAGGCGCACAAGATCGTCAAGCCGAAATCCATGGTCACCTCAGAGATCGGGCTCGACAAGGCGCTGCTGAAGATCCCCGATGTCAAAGTCACCGAAACCGACCTGGCCGAATTCATCCTCGAGCTCGACAACTGGGATGAGCCTTCCCACCTGGTCTTCCCCGCGCTGCACAAGAACCGCGACCAAGTTCAGAAACTGTTCGCGGCGATCGGCTACAAGGGCGACAACGACCCGCAGCACGAGGCGCGTTTCTCCCGCAAGGTGCTGCGCGAACGGTTCCTCGAGGCCGACATGTCCATCACCGGCTGCAACTTCGCCGTGGCCGACCAAGGCATGGTCAACATCGTCACCAACGAAGGCAACGCCGATCTTTCCATGGCCATCGCGCCCACGCAGGTGGTCGTCATGGGCATGGAACGTATCGTGCCGACGCTACGTGAGGCCGAAACAATGGACAATATGCTCGTCCGTTCCGCCGTCGGTTCCAAACTCACTTCGTATTGCAGCTTCGTCTCGCCGAAGCTCCCCGATGAGGCCGATGGACCTGACGATTTCTATGTCGTCATTGTCGACAACGGGCGTTCCAACGCGCTCGGCACCGAGTTCGAGCCGATCCTGCAATGCATACGTTGCGCCTCCTGCCTCAACGTCTGCCCGATCTATCGCAACATCGGCGGCAAGGGCTACGGCTCCATCTATCCAGGGCCAATCGGCGTCGTGCTTTCGCCGTTGCTGCAAGGTGATTACGACGAATTCCATGACCTGCCGTACGCATGCTCGCTTTGCTCGGCCTGCACCGCGACTTGCCCGGTCAAGATTCCGTTGCACGAACTGATCCTGAAGCACCGCGAAGTCGAGATGAACGACAAGCACATGGGCGATCTCATCGCCGACACCGTCATGAAGGTCGTCGGCATGGGCACCGGCCATTCCTCGCTCTTCCGCACCGCCCTGACCTTCGATCACGTCGCGATGAACACGATCGCCAAGAAGGGCATCAAGGATCCGTCGACCGGCAAGCGCGTGCCCGACACGGCCAAGAACCTGAACGAAAACGGCAAGCACGAGGAATGGATGCCGTTCGTCTTCGGCGGATGGACCAAGGTCCGCGACCTGCCGGAGCCGCCGGCCCATTCCAAGAACTTCCGCACTTGGTATAACAAGCGCAAGACCGCGCAATACAAGGCCGCAGGCAACGACGTGGAATGGAACAAGGCCCAGGCCGAAATCCTCTCCAAGAACCCGAATGCACCCAAGTCGTTCGGAACGTATGACAACAGCGTCTCGGCACGCAAAGTCGGCCACAAGCAAGCCACGCCGTTGAGCGATGCGACCGTGCCGGAAGCCCTTGGCTCGATCGAGGAAGCCGGCGTATTGGTCACCGACCATACCTCGCACGCGAACGCCGCACGGCACAGCATCGCCGTGAACGAGGCGGGCAAGCAATCGACCGAGCAATCGATACCGCCCAAGGCACCGGTGCATTATGCGCCGACTGATGCCGGGGATCCGAGGAATGCGGGAAGCTCAGAGGCATCCACATCCTCACCTGCCGGCAACGCGGACCCAGCATCCACCGATAACGGGAAGAAGGACTGA
- a CDS encoding lactate utilization protein C: MTDREVFLDYLAEKSGRPRHQLKDHPLEPVNDLPESTLSGHTQDELLEIARKNAPAVHVDFQTTDKAGLPAALNKFIEAKADGKLLLPTYDENYQAFGLESWRDGLDPKPAFWVPGAGREANIQAANHSEAAIGFADFLCAESCTITAPTTPGQGRAFHFLPVHYLSIIRKSKIVARTRQAMDYYEPALKSGELKTSNLNFITGTSSTGDIEMVLVVGVHGPLDMTYLVVEDM, from the coding sequence ATGACCGATCGCGAAGTATTTCTCGATTATCTCGCCGAGAAAAGCGGGCGCCCGCGCCATCAGCTCAAGGACCATCCGCTCGAGCCGGTCAACGACCTGCCGGAGAGCACGCTTTCCGGCCACACGCAGGACGAGCTGCTTGAAATCGCGCGCAAGAACGCCCCGGCGGTGCACGTTGATTTCCAGACGACCGACAAGGCCGGACTGCCCGCCGCACTGAACAAGTTCATCGAAGCCAAGGCTGACGGCAAGCTGTTGCTGCCCACTTATGACGAGAACTACCAGGCGTTCGGACTCGAATCATGGCGAGACGGGCTCGACCCGAAGCCGGCGTTCTGGGTGCCGGGCGCGGGGCGCGAGGCCAACATCCAGGCGGCGAACCACTCGGAAGCGGCCATCGGTTTCGCCGACTTCCTGTGCGCCGAGTCCTGCACCATCACCGCGCCGACCACGCCGGGCCAAGGCCGTGCGTTCCATTTCCTGCCGGTGCACTATCTGAGCATCATCCGCAAGTCCAAGATCGTGGCGCGGACCCGTCAGGCAATGGATTACTATGAGCCCGCCCTGAAGTCCGGCGAGCTGAAGACCTCGAACCTCAACTTCATCACCGGCACCTCATCGACCGGCGACATCGAGATGGTCCTGGTCGTAGGCGTCCACGGCCCGCTCGACATGACCTATCTGGTCGTTGAGGATATGTGA
- a CDS encoding L-ribulose-5-phosphate 4-epimerase gives MTTLDDFGPEVRAEVKQVREVVATLHEQLIKWNLVVWTAGNVSQRLRTADLMVIKPSGMRYESLTPESMVVCDLNGDPVDGLAAPSSDTKSHAYIYRHMPDVYGVVHTHSTYATAWAATGQNIPCGLTMMGDEFGGPVPVGPFKLIGSEAIGEGVVETLKKYPHSPAVLMQNHGPFTIGKDGESAVKAAAMTEEVAHTMWAARQIGDIIPIAQEDIDKLNDRYQNVYGQH, from the coding sequence ATGACTACATTGGATGATTTTGGTCCTGAGGTCCGCGCCGAGGTCAAGCAGGTGCGCGAGGTCGTCGCGACCCTGCACGAGCAGCTGATCAAGTGGAACCTTGTGGTGTGGACGGCGGGCAACGTCTCGCAGCGCCTGCGCACCGCCGACCTGATGGTGATCAAGCCTTCCGGCATGCGCTACGAGAGCCTGACGCCGGAATCGATGGTCGTCTGCGACCTGAACGGTGACCCGGTGGACGGCCTGGCCGCGCCGAGCTCTGACACCAAGTCCCATGCCTATATCTACCGCCACATGCCTGACGTCTATGGTGTTGTGCACACGCATTCCACCTATGCGACGGCTTGGGCCGCCACTGGCCAGAACATTCCGTGCGGCCTGACGATGATGGGCGACGAGTTCGGTGGCCCGGTGCCGGTTGGTCCGTTCAAGCTCATCGGTTCGGAAGCCATCGGCGAGGGTGTGGTGGAGACGCTCAAGAAGTATCCTCATTCCCCGGCTGTTCTGATGCAGAACCATGGCCCGTTCACCATCGGCAAGGACGGCGAGTCCGCGGTCAAGGCCGCTGCGATGACCGAGGAGGTGGCGCACACGATGTGGGCCGCCCGTCAGATCGGCGACATCATCCCGATCGCGCAGGAAGACATCGACAAGTTGAATGACCGTTATCAAAATGTTTACGGCCAGCACTGA
- a CDS encoding MFS transporter, giving the protein MSNTTSAPAPTASAYEQMDTRPLTGHQKSIISLVILGNVSEFFDMFLIGFVVSLLTTAWKLTGFEAGVILACSGLGTVIGSIMWGRLADKFGRKHAFQWCVICFVVFTVLSVFLPDRAWLLLAILRIGVGIGVGGLNITSIPYVQEFVPSKNRGMLSGLASVFIPLGLLLGSVSQSIVGDNWRILIAIGALPVLLLVWLHYVPESPRFYQTKGEDDKAREALAWAMELPIDQVGALPKVEVEKKVGYGELFSKHMRPLVIITIGSFCFMMGSFAIQSWGQTLLKDAFHFTPQVVAYLFMGVSVADCIGRFGSAWLADVIGRRWTMFLFGIVGAAGCFYAAFFHSSGWQFYIAILIIMTFADGAFGILNAFGGEQFPNDVRSTGLGLGYGLGAIAKVVGPALMGILVGGSFVAQHIDISVITKAFTFFGICLVIGAITYLFAQETRGKDLESL; this is encoded by the coding sequence ATGAGTAATACAACAAGCGCTCCGGCCCCAACGGCTTCGGCGTATGAACAAATGGATACCCGGCCGCTGACCGGTCATCAGAAGAGCATCATCTCGTTGGTCATCCTGGGCAACGTCTCCGAGTTCTTCGACATGTTCCTCATCGGCTTCGTGGTCTCACTGCTGACCACCGCGTGGAAGCTCACGGGCTTCGAGGCCGGCGTCATCCTGGCCTGCTCCGGCTTGGGCACGGTCATCGGCTCCATCATGTGGGGCCGTCTGGCCGATAAGTTCGGCCGCAAGCACGCCTTCCAATGGTGCGTGATCTGCTTCGTGGTCTTCACCGTGCTTTCGGTGTTCCTGCCCGACCGCGCCTGGCTGCTTCTGGCCATCCTGCGTATCGGCGTCGGCATCGGCGTCGGCGGCCTCAACATCACCTCTATCCCTTACGTCCAGGAATTTGTCCCGAGCAAGAACCGCGGCATGCTCTCCGGCCTCGCGTCGGTCTTCATCCCGCTCGGCCTGCTGCTCGGCTCCGTCTCGCAGAGCATCGTCGGCGACAACTGGCGTATCCTCATCGCCATCGGCGCCCTGCCGGTGCTGCTGCTTGTCTGGTTGCACTATGTCCCTGAATCCCCTCGTTTCTATCAGACCAAGGGCGAGGACGACAAGGCCCGCGAGGCTTTGGCTTGGGCCATGGAGCTCCCGATCGACCAGGTCGGCGCTCTGCCCAAGGTCGAGGTCGAGAAGAAGGTCGGCTACGGCGAGCTCTTCAGCAAGCACATGCGTCCGCTGGTCATCATCACCATCGGCTCGTTCTGCTTCATGATGGGCAGCTTCGCCATCCAGTCCTGGGGCCAGACGCTCCTGAAGGACGCGTTCCACTTCACCCCGCAGGTGGTGGCCTACCTGTTCATGGGCGTCTCCGTCGCCGACTGCATCGGCCGCTTCGGCTCCGCTTGGCTCGCTGACGTCATCGGCCGTCGCTGGACGATGTTCCTCTTCGGCATCGTTGGCGCTGCTGGCTGCTTCTACGCCGCGTTCTTCCACAGCTCCGGCTGGCAGTTCTACATCGCGATTCTCATCATCATGACCTTCGCTGATGGCGCGTTCGGCATCCTCAACGCCTTCGGTGGCGAGCAGTTCCCGAACGACGTGCGCTCCACTGGCCTCGGCTTGGGCTATGGCCTCGGCGCCATCGCCAAGGTCGTCGGCCCGGCGCTCATGGGCATCCTCGTCGGCGGCAGCTTCGTCGCTCAGCACATCGACATCTCCGTGATCACCAAGGCGTTCACCTTCTTCGGCATCTGCCTGGTCATCGGCGCGATCACCTACCTCTTCGCGCAGGAGACCCGTGGCAAGGACCTCGAGAGCCTGTGA
- a CDS encoding sugar kinase, giving the protein MATYDLSTIGEGQIRFTVNSGERLLFTRSVSMNPACSEANVAGLLAQLGRKTLWTSSLPEGDLGDYILTEYRSVGVDMKTMVRKPGGRTALYFMEPGAGPMPANVIYDRDWTPFRATGINDYDWDSMLDTRLMFLTGITAALTDTTAEVVRYAADHAVERGAKLALDVNYRHKLWDGDRAREVLTPIAEEANVIFCSISDAEKVFGITGTPEEVTAELMNRFDPEYVVSTNHMEGPYLRTPEGFTEYHTTAVPVIDRPGAGDSFVAATLHGYLSGDIAEGVKWGQRASKFAITHKGDLTRIRPDELDIPLGTDIDR; this is encoded by the coding sequence ATGGCAACTTATGATCTTTCCACCATCGGTGAGGGCCAGATTCGTTTCACCGTCAACAGCGGGGAACGCCTTCTGTTCACCCGTTCCGTATCCATGAACCCCGCGTGCTCCGAAGCGAACGTCGCCGGTCTTCTGGCGCAGCTCGGACGCAAGACGCTGTGGACCAGCTCGCTGCCGGAAGGCGACCTCGGCGATTACATTTTGACGGAATACCGTTCCGTGGGCGTCGACATGAAGACCATGGTGCGCAAGCCCGGCGGCCGCACGGCCCTCTACTTCATGGAGCCGGGAGCGGGCCCGATGCCGGCGAACGTCATCTATGACCGTGACTGGACACCGTTCCGCGCCACCGGCATCAACGATTACGACTGGGACTCGATGCTCGACACAAGGCTCATGTTCCTGACGGGCATCACCGCCGCGCTGACCGACACCACCGCCGAAGTCGTGCGTTACGCCGCCGACCACGCGGTTGAGCGTGGCGCCAAGCTCGCGCTCGACGTCAATTACCGCCACAAGCTGTGGGATGGCGATCGTGCGCGCGAGGTGCTCACCCCGATCGCCGAGGAGGCCAATGTCATCTTCTGCTCGATTTCGGACGCCGAGAAGGTCTTCGGCATCACCGGCACGCCCGAAGAGGTGACCGCCGAGCTGATGAACCGCTTCGACCCCGAGTACGTCGTCTCCACGAACCACATGGAGGGCCCGTACCTGCGCACTCCCGAGGGCTTCACCGAATACCACACCACCGCCGTTCCGGTCATCGACCGCCCGGGCGCTGGTGATTCGTTCGTCGCCGCCACCTTGCACGGCTACCTTTCCGGCGACATCGCCGAAGGTGTCAAGTGGGGCCAGCGCGCCTCCAAGTTCGCCATCACCCACAAGGGCGACCTGACCCGCATCCGCCCCGACGAGCTGGACATCCCGCTCGGCACCGACATCGACCGGTAG
- a CDS encoding 3-keto-L-gulonate-6-phosphate decarboxylase UlaD: MAEKLQRPMLQIALDTTDMPSALRPLNQAVSQVDVIECGTILIIAEGLKAVREVRALYPNKTILADVRIAEAGALIARNCFEAGANWVSVVAGASMTTVEQVVKVANEFGGEVQIELGEKYDPDQAREWRRLGATQVIVHRSRDAEVAGKLTWGPNDIQRIKELHDMGFMVTVTGGVKADDLPFFKGAPVGVIISGRGIVKADDPLAAAKHLQDTISEVWPQ; the protein is encoded by the coding sequence ATGGCAGAGAAGTTGCAACGTCCAATGCTGCAAATCGCGCTGGACACCACCGATATGCCGAGCGCCCTACGTCCGTTGAACCAGGCGGTCAGCCAGGTCGACGTCATTGAGTGCGGCACCATCCTCATCATCGCGGAGGGCCTGAAGGCCGTGCGCGAGGTGCGTGCCCTCTACCCGAACAAGACGATCCTGGCCGACGTGCGCATCGCCGAGGCCGGCGCCCTGATCGCCCGCAACTGCTTCGAGGCCGGTGCGAACTGGGTCTCCGTGGTGGCCGGTGCCTCGATGACCACCGTCGAGCAGGTTGTCAAGGTCGCCAACGAGTTCGGCGGCGAGGTGCAGATCGAGCTCGGTGAGAAGTATGATCCGGATCAGGCCCGCGAATGGCGTCGTCTCGGTGCCACGCAGGTCATCGTCCACCGTTCCCGTGACGCGGAAGTCGCCGGCAAGCTCACTTGGGGCCCCAACGACATCCAACGCATCAAGGAGCTGCACGACATGGGCTTCATGGTCACCGTCACCGGCGGCGTGAAGGCCGACGATCTGCCGTTCTTCAAGGGCGCTCCGGTCGGGGTCATCATCTCCGGACGTGGCATCGTGAAGGCCGACGACCCGCTGGCCGCCGCGAAGCACCTGCAGGACACCATCAGCGAGGTGTGGCCGCAATAA
- a CDS encoding sugar-binding domain-containing protein, with protein sequence MFSDDSLATSSSRHHIELMLHVARSYYLDDKTQAQIARDIGYSRPTVSRLLKESRDSGMVHISIGHELERIRELEQQLERKYGLKHVRVAAVHDNESSVQVVPRYAAALFSELCKPDSLITVSNGRAVAATVHEMPICEWPKTNVAQMIGALSPDNPMIDSPDICRMLASRLGGTFTSLPAPMILSNAKIANSMRKEPQIATALALGGGADIAIVGVGAATDDRLGHIFDEYVDPATARTLHQRGVIGHICGHLIDAEGNLVHSDLYERTISIDLERLRKIPMVIGVAWGPVKVNAIHACLVGHLISALVTDQKTAEALLAI encoded by the coding sequence ATGTTCAGCGACGATTCATTGGCGACAAGCTCATCGCGGCATCATATCGAGCTGATGCTGCATGTGGCGCGCTCCTACTATCTCGACGACAAGACGCAGGCCCAGATCGCCCGCGACATCGGCTATTCGCGGCCCACGGTCTCCCGGCTGCTCAAGGAATCCAGGGATTCGGGCATGGTCCATATCTCCATCGGCCATGAATTGGAGCGCATCCGCGAGCTCGAGCAGCAACTGGAGCGCAAATACGGCCTCAAGCACGTACGCGTGGCGGCGGTGCACGACAACGAAAGCTCCGTGCAAGTCGTGCCGAGATACGCGGCAGCGCTGTTCAGCGAGCTGTGCAAGCCGGATTCGCTGATCACCGTCTCCAACGGACGGGCCGTCGCGGCGACGGTGCACGAGATGCCGATCTGCGAATGGCCGAAAACCAACGTCGCGCAGATGATCGGCGCGCTGAGCCCGGACAACCCGATGATCGACTCCCCCGACATCTGCCGCATGCTCGCCAGCAGGCTCGGTGGCACCTTCACCTCCCTACCCGCGCCGATGATCCTCTCGAACGCGAAGATCGCGAACAGCATGCGCAAGGAGCCGCAGATCGCCACGGCGCTGGCGCTGGGAGGCGGGGCCGATATCGCCATCGTGGGCGTCGGTGCCGCGACCGATGACAGACTGGGACACATCTTCGATGAATACGTGGACCCGGCGACCGCGCGCACCCTGCATCAGCGCGGGGTCATCGGCCACATCTGCGGCCATCTCATCGACGCGGAGGGCAACCTCGTCCACTCCGATCTTTACGAGCGCACGATCTCCATCGACCTTGAGCGGCTCAGGAAAATCCCCATGGTCATCGGGGTGGCGTGGGGGCCGGTGAAGGTCAATGCCATCCACGCCTGCCTGGTCGGGCACCTCATCTCCGCGCTCGTCACCGACCAGAAAACCGCCGAGGCGTTGCTGGCAATATGA